A region of Cucumis melo cultivar AY chromosome 2, USDA_Cmelo_AY_1.0, whole genome shotgun sequence DNA encodes the following proteins:
- the LOC103501026 gene encoding uncharacterized protein LOC103501026 isoform X1: protein MGSRDKDSTTHHQPLLSSLVVRPSNSDGGGGGVGGTSGGRVGRGSDYEAGEVPRDPPQYSRLGRYSDDLGYRIHAGSVSPARRRDVHRYISNFNHSDGLARGREFGGGRDLDRYRDTSPHYGRRVGGGRPFGRGVDGPRLAPGPFRGERSKNNPNVRPRDGDWYCSDPLCDNLNFARREFCNNCNRPRTGGGGSPRRGYAGPPSLHTPPRRFAAHPIERSPGRTLNEYRSPPRSWARDGSREMAAGGLAPPRYESRYSDHLRRDRVDYLEDSFRGRSKFDRPLPSADWALRDNGRDDFITERKGFERRPPSPPLPLLPQRGRWSRDVRERSRSPIRGPIRSPLRVPLRSPLSSGLPPKDFRRDVFGERERDDRRGLGRDREGGPF, encoded by the exons ATGGGTTCCAGGGATAAAGATTCTACCACTCACCACCAGCCGTTATTGAGCAGCCTTGTTGTCCGACCTTCGAATAGTGACGGAGGTGGTGGCGGAGTCGGTGGAACCAGTGGCGGCCGTGTTGGTCGTGGAAGCGATTACGAGGCTGGTGAGGTTCCCCGTGACCCTCCACAATATTCTCGATTGGGTCGATATTCAGATGATTTGG GATATAGAATACATGCAGGTTCAGTTTCTCCAGCACGCCGTCGGGATGTTCATCGATACATTTCTAATTTTAATCATTCTGATGGTCTCGCCCGAGGTCGTGAATTTGGTGGTGGGAGGGATCTTGATAGATATCGTGATACTTCACCTCACTATGGTCGAAGAGTAGGTGGTGGTAGGCCATTTGGGAGAGGTGTTGATGGCCCTAGACTTGCTCCTGGGCCATTTCGAGGGGAGCGCAGTAAAAATAATCCAAATGTGCGTCCTAGGGACGGGGATTGGTATTGCTCAGATCCTTT atGTGACAATCTAAACTTTGCAAGACGAGAATTCTGTAACAACTGCAACAGACCTCGCACTGGAGGTGGTGGAAGTCCTCGAAGAGGCTATGCTGGTCCACCATCCCTGCATACTCCTCCTAGACGTTTCGCTGCCCACCCAATTGAACGTTCTCCTGGCAGGACTCTTAATGAATATAGGTCTCCTCCCCGTAGCTGGGCGAGGGATGGTTCTAGGGAGATGGCAGCTGGTGGCCTGGCACCTCCAAGGTATGAAAGCAGGTATTCTGATCACCTGCGGAGAGATAGGGTGGACTATCTAGAAGACAGCTTCAGAGGAAGATCCAAGTTCGATAGACCACTTCCTTCAGCAGATTGGGCCCTTAGAGACAATGGAAGGGATGACTTCATCACAGAGAGGAAGGGATTCGAAAGAAGGCCACCATCCCCACCATTGCCGTTGCTTCCTCAGCGTGGACGCTGGTCGCGTGATGTGAGAGAGAGGAGCCGTTCTCCCATCAGAGGTCCAATCAGGTCTCCACTAAGAGTCCCGCTACGGTCTCCATTAAGTAGCGGCCTTCCACCAAAAGACTTTCGTAGAGATGTTTTCGGTGAAAGGGAGCGTGATGATAGGCGCGGTCTAGGACGAGATCGTGAGGGAGGTCCATTTTAG
- the LOC103501026 gene encoding uncharacterized protein LOC103501026 isoform X2, translating to MGSRDKDSTTHHQPLLSSLVVRPSNSDGGGGGVGGTSGGRVGRGSDYEAGYRIHAGSVSPARRRDVHRYISNFNHSDGLARGREFGGGRDLDRYRDTSPHYGRRVGGGRPFGRGVDGPRLAPGPFRGERSKNNPNVRPRDGDWYCSDPLCDNLNFARREFCNNCNRPRTGGGGSPRRGYAGPPSLHTPPRRFAAHPIERSPGRTLNEYRSPPRSWARDGSREMAAGGLAPPRYESRYSDHLRRDRVDYLEDSFRGRSKFDRPLPSADWALRDNGRDDFITERKGFERRPPSPPLPLLPQRGRWSRDVRERSRSPIRGPIRSPLRVPLRSPLSSGLPPKDFRRDVFGERERDDRRGLGRDREGGPF from the exons ATGGGTTCCAGGGATAAAGATTCTACCACTCACCACCAGCCGTTATTGAGCAGCCTTGTTGTCCGACCTTCGAATAGTGACGGAGGTGGTGGCGGAGTCGGTGGAACCAGTGGCGGCCGTGTTGGTCGTGGAAGCGATTACGAGGCTG GATATAGAATACATGCAGGTTCAGTTTCTCCAGCACGCCGTCGGGATGTTCATCGATACATTTCTAATTTTAATCATTCTGATGGTCTCGCCCGAGGTCGTGAATTTGGTGGTGGGAGGGATCTTGATAGATATCGTGATACTTCACCTCACTATGGTCGAAGAGTAGGTGGTGGTAGGCCATTTGGGAGAGGTGTTGATGGCCCTAGACTTGCTCCTGGGCCATTTCGAGGGGAGCGCAGTAAAAATAATCCAAATGTGCGTCCTAGGGACGGGGATTGGTATTGCTCAGATCCTTT atGTGACAATCTAAACTTTGCAAGACGAGAATTCTGTAACAACTGCAACAGACCTCGCACTGGAGGTGGTGGAAGTCCTCGAAGAGGCTATGCTGGTCCACCATCCCTGCATACTCCTCCTAGACGTTTCGCTGCCCACCCAATTGAACGTTCTCCTGGCAGGACTCTTAATGAATATAGGTCTCCTCCCCGTAGCTGGGCGAGGGATGGTTCTAGGGAGATGGCAGCTGGTGGCCTGGCACCTCCAAGGTATGAAAGCAGGTATTCTGATCACCTGCGGAGAGATAGGGTGGACTATCTAGAAGACAGCTTCAGAGGAAGATCCAAGTTCGATAGACCACTTCCTTCAGCAGATTGGGCCCTTAGAGACAATGGAAGGGATGACTTCATCACAGAGAGGAAGGGATTCGAAAGAAGGCCACCATCCCCACCATTGCCGTTGCTTCCTCAGCGTGGACGCTGGTCGCGTGATGTGAGAGAGAGGAGCCGTTCTCCCATCAGAGGTCCAATCAGGTCTCCACTAAGAGTCCCGCTACGGTCTCCATTAAGTAGCGGCCTTCCACCAAAAGACTTTCGTAGAGATGTTTTCGGTGAAAGGGAGCGTGATGATAGGCGCGGTCTAGGACGAGATCGTGAGGGAGGTCCATTTTAG
- the LOC103501026 gene encoding uncharacterized protein LOC103501026 isoform X3, which yields MVVVLRMIFLLIFLISYEPTTFFISGYRIHAGSVSPARRRDVHRYISNFNHSDGLARGREFGGGRDLDRYRDTSPHYGRRVGGGRPFGRGVDGPRLAPGPFRGERSKNNPNVRPRDGDWYCSDPLCDNLNFARREFCNNCNRPRTGGGGSPRRGYAGPPSLHTPPRRFAAHPIERSPGRTLNEYRSPPRSWARDGSREMAAGGLAPPRYESRYSDHLRRDRVDYLEDSFRGRSKFDRPLPSADWALRDNGRDDFITERKGFERRPPSPPLPLLPQRGRWSRDVRERSRSPIRGPIRSPLRVPLRSPLSSGLPPKDFRRDVFGERERDDRRGLGRDREGGPF from the exons ATGGTTGTTGTACTTCGAATGATTTTCCTGTTAATTTTCTTAATATCTTATGAACCCACTACCTTCTTCATTTCAGGATATAGAATACATGCAGGTTCAGTTTCTCCAGCACGCCGTCGGGATGTTCATCGATACATTTCTAATTTTAATCATTCTGATGGTCTCGCCCGAGGTCGTGAATTTGGTGGTGGGAGGGATCTTGATAGATATCGTGATACTTCACCTCACTATGGTCGAAGAGTAGGTGGTGGTAGGCCATTTGGGAGAGGTGTTGATGGCCCTAGACTTGCTCCTGGGCCATTTCGAGGGGAGCGCAGTAAAAATAATCCAAATGTGCGTCCTAGGGACGGGGATTGGTATTGCTCAGATCCTTT atGTGACAATCTAAACTTTGCAAGACGAGAATTCTGTAACAACTGCAACAGACCTCGCACTGGAGGTGGTGGAAGTCCTCGAAGAGGCTATGCTGGTCCACCATCCCTGCATACTCCTCCTAGACGTTTCGCTGCCCACCCAATTGAACGTTCTCCTGGCAGGACTCTTAATGAATATAGGTCTCCTCCCCGTAGCTGGGCGAGGGATGGTTCTAGGGAGATGGCAGCTGGTGGCCTGGCACCTCCAAGGTATGAAAGCAGGTATTCTGATCACCTGCGGAGAGATAGGGTGGACTATCTAGAAGACAGCTTCAGAGGAAGATCCAAGTTCGATAGACCACTTCCTTCAGCAGATTGGGCCCTTAGAGACAATGGAAGGGATGACTTCATCACAGAGAGGAAGGGATTCGAAAGAAGGCCACCATCCCCACCATTGCCGTTGCTTCCTCAGCGTGGACGCTGGTCGCGTGATGTGAGAGAGAGGAGCCGTTCTCCCATCAGAGGTCCAATCAGGTCTCCACTAAGAGTCCCGCTACGGTCTCCATTAAGTAGCGGCCTTCCACCAAAAGACTTTCGTAGAGATGTTTTCGGTGAAAGGGAGCGTGATGATAGGCGCGGTCTAGGACGAGATCGTGAGGGAGGTCCATTTTAG